One Microlunatus soli genomic window carries:
- a CDS encoding sugar phosphate isomerase/epimerase family protein, giving the protein MAEHRAVSTWSLHRTLGSYSAEPSLEGAALQRRACEPTAGAVPLLELPAQLRDHGYDTVQICQFHLPHRDAGYLGELRSALADADIVLDAVLVDDGDLTHPTLADQHEHWIAGWLETAAELGARRARVIAGQQSPTPERLAQSGDRLRRLAAGQTAVRVVTENWLGLLPSAEPVRAVLDRAGEDVGLLIDLGNWTGPDKYDQLAAIAPSAETCHAKCHSTPNAAADGSGLSVELDAEDYRRSLQVLLDAGFDGPLALIYDGADPDEWTALDAEHAIVSELVAR; this is encoded by the coding sequence ATGGCAGAGCACCGCGCGGTGTCGACCTGGTCACTGCACCGCACTCTCGGCTCCTACTCAGCGGAGCCATCCCTGGAGGGCGCTGCCCTGCAACGCCGGGCCTGTGAGCCGACCGCCGGGGCGGTGCCGTTGCTCGAACTGCCGGCCCAGCTTCGCGATCATGGCTACGACACGGTGCAGATCTGTCAGTTCCATCTGCCGCACCGCGATGCCGGCTACCTCGGCGAGCTGCGGTCGGCGTTGGCCGATGCCGATATCGTGCTGGACGCTGTGCTGGTCGATGACGGGGACCTGACCCACCCCACCCTCGCCGACCAGCACGAGCACTGGATCGCCGGTTGGTTGGAGACCGCGGCCGAGCTCGGGGCCCGGCGAGCCCGGGTGATCGCCGGACAGCAGTCGCCGACGCCGGAGCGGCTGGCGCAGAGCGGGGACCGGCTGCGGCGGCTGGCGGCCGGGCAGACCGCGGTCCGGGTGGTGACGGAGAACTGGCTCGGGCTGCTGCCGTCGGCCGAACCCGTACGAGCCGTGTTGGACCGGGCCGGCGAGGACGTCGGCCTGCTGATCGACCTGGGCAACTGGACCGGCCCGGACAAGTACGACCAGCTCGCCGCGATCGCGCCGTCGGCCGAGACCTGCCACGCCAAATGCCACTCGACGCCGAACGCAGCCGCTGACGGCTCCGGGCTGTCGGTGGAGCTGGATGCCGAGGACTACCGACGCAGCCTGCAGGTGCTGCTGGACGCCGGTTTCGACGGTCCGCTGGCGCTGATCTACGACGGCGCGGACCCCGACGAGTGGACCGCGCTGGACGCCGAACACGCGATCGTCAGCGAGCTGGTTGCTCGCTGA
- a CDS encoding PhoH family protein, whose protein sequence is MVSVLGPGDAFLRILERDLDADIHVRGNEITLTGAATATAMGADVIGEIVTIVRTGQGMTSDGVERLVGMIADREDARPSDVLTHNILSSRGKTIRPKTLNQKRYVDAIDKHTVIFGIGPAGTGKTYLAVAKAVQALQNKEVNRIILTRPAVEAGEHLGFLPGTLNDKIDPYLRPLYDALHDMLDPDSIPRLLTSGTIEVAPLAYMRGRTLNDAFIILDEAQNTSMEQMKMFLTRLGFNSKMVVTGDITQVDLPGGTRSGLRVVQGILDTVDDIAFCNLTNHDVVRNKLVGRIVDAYDKFEARSSAGAGPSATNGSRR, encoded by the coding sequence ATGGTCAGCGTCCTCGGCCCGGGCGATGCGTTCCTGCGCATCCTGGAGCGCGATCTGGACGCCGACATCCACGTCCGGGGCAACGAGATCACCCTGACCGGCGCTGCGACGGCGACCGCGATGGGGGCCGACGTGATCGGCGAGATCGTGACCATCGTCCGGACCGGTCAGGGGATGACCAGCGACGGCGTGGAGAGGCTGGTCGGCATGATCGCCGATCGCGAGGACGCCCGGCCGTCCGACGTGCTGACCCACAACATCCTGTCCAGCCGCGGCAAGACGATCCGGCCCAAGACGCTGAACCAGAAGCGCTACGTCGACGCGATCGACAAGCACACGGTGATCTTCGGGATCGGCCCGGCCGGCACCGGCAAGACCTATCTGGCGGTGGCCAAGGCGGTCCAGGCCCTGCAGAACAAAGAGGTCAACCGGATCATCCTGACCCGGCCGGCGGTCGAGGCCGGCGAACATCTGGGCTTCCTGCCCGGCACCCTGAACGACAAGATCGACCCGTACCTGCGCCCGCTGTACGACGCCCTGCACGACATGCTCGATCCCGATTCGATCCCGCGGCTGCTGACCTCGGGCACGATCGAGGTCGCGCCGCTGGCCTACATGCGTGGTCGGACCTTGAACGACGCGTTCATCATCCTGGACGAGGCGCAGAACACCTCGATGGAACAGATGAAGATGTTCCTCACCCGGCTCGGGTTCAACTCCAAGATGGTGGTCACCGGCGACATCACCCAGGTCGATCTGCCGGGCGGCACCCGCAGCGGTCTGCGGGTGGTGCAGGGGATCCTGGACACCGTCGACGACATCGCCTTCTGCAACCTGACCAACCATGATGTGGTCCGCAACAAGCTGGTCGGCCGGATCGTCGACGCCTACGACAAATTCGAGGCACGGTCCTCGGCCGGCGCCGGGCCGAGCGCGACCAACGGGAGCCGACGATGA
- the ybeY gene encoding rRNA maturation RNase YbeY, translating into MTVEINNESGSEADSTGLVRLAEFALSQLRIHPQAELSILLVDTDTMSAYHEKYMGEPGPTDVLSFPMDELRIPEDDDDPPLGLLGDIVLCPEVTGKQAAANGRTPDAEAEYLLVHGLLHLLGFDHAEAEEKAEMFGLKDKILALWDGERGTSVHGPSGTTPAN; encoded by the coding sequence ATGACCGTCGAGATCAACAACGAGTCCGGTTCGGAGGCCGACAGTACGGGCTTGGTCCGATTGGCCGAGTTCGCGCTGTCCCAGCTGCGCATCCATCCGCAGGCCGAGCTGTCGATCCTGCTGGTCGACACCGACACGATGTCGGCCTACCACGAGAAGTACATGGGTGAACCGGGGCCGACCGACGTGCTCAGCTTCCCGATGGACGAGCTGCGGATCCCCGAGGACGACGACGATCCGCCGTTGGGACTGCTCGGCGACATCGTGCTCTGCCCCGAGGTGACCGGCAAACAGGCCGCAGCCAACGGTCGGACCCCGGACGCCGAGGCCGAGTATCTGCTGGTCCACGGTCTGTTGCATCTGCTCGGATTCGATCATGCCGAGGCCGAGGAGAAGGCCGAGATGTTCGGGCTGAAGGACAAGATCCTCGCGCTCTGGGACGGCGAACGGGGAACCAGCGTGCACGGCCCCTCCGGTACGACTCCCGCGAACTGA
- the pip gene encoding prolyl aminopeptidase has translation MPLYPPIEPYATGMLDVGSGHRLYWEECGNPAGKPAVFLHGGPGGGSGPEARRAFDPARYRIVLFDQRGCGRSLPHASKPDADLSTNTTWHLVDDIERLRIDRGIDRWQVFGGSWGSALALAYAETHPDRVTELVLRGIFTLRRSELDWYYNGGTGRLVPQWRERLLEPLGGRDFDGDVIAAYHDLLFDPDPAVHGPAGVAWTTWEAATVTLEEDPDLIRAFAEPDYSLAFARIENHFFSHAGWLTDGQLIADASRLADIEGVIVQGRYDLACPPTTAWDLHRAWPQSELRLVTAGHAFSEPAIAEQLVAATDRFASQQRGSRD, from the coding sequence ATGCCGCTGTATCCGCCGATCGAGCCGTATGCGACCGGGATGCTGGACGTCGGGTCCGGTCACCGGCTCTACTGGGAGGAGTGCGGAAACCCGGCGGGCAAGCCGGCGGTCTTCCTGCACGGCGGACCCGGTGGCGGGTCGGGCCCAGAGGCACGCCGAGCCTTCGATCCGGCGCGCTATCGGATCGTGCTGTTCGACCAGCGTGGCTGCGGACGGAGCCTCCCGCACGCCAGCAAGCCGGACGCCGATCTGAGCACCAACACCACCTGGCACCTGGTGGACGACATCGAACGTCTCCGGATCGACCGCGGCATCGACCGCTGGCAGGTGTTCGGCGGATCCTGGGGGAGCGCGCTGGCCCTGGCCTACGCCGAGACCCATCCCGACCGGGTCACCGAACTGGTGCTCCGCGGTATCTTCACGCTGCGGCGCAGCGAGCTCGACTGGTACTACAACGGCGGCACCGGCCGGCTGGTGCCGCAGTGGCGCGAGCGGCTGCTGGAACCGCTCGGCGGACGAGACTTCGACGGCGACGTGATCGCGGCGTACCACGATCTGCTGTTCGATCCGGATCCGGCCGTGCACGGCCCGGCGGGCGTCGCCTGGACCACGTGGGAGGCGGCCACGGTCACGCTGGAGGAGGATCCGGACCTGATCCGGGCCTTCGCCGAGCCGGATTATTCGCTGGCCTTCGCCCGGATCGAGAACCACTTCTTCAGCCATGCCGGCTGGCTGACCGACGGTCAACTGATCGCCGACGCCTCCCGGCTGGCCGACATCGAGGGTGTCATCGTCCAGGGACGCTACGACCTGGCCTGTCCGCCGACGACCGCCTGGGACCTGCATCGCGCCTGGCCGCAGTCGGAATTGCGACTGGTCACCGCCGGACACGCCTTCTCCGAGCCGGCCATCGCCGAGCAATTGGTGGCCGCCACCGACCGCTTCGCGAGCCAGCAGCGAGGATCGAGGGACTAA